The genomic region GAAGAAAAACTCCAAGAGGGCTTACAGCGTTTAAAGGAGAATTTGGGGGAGGTAAATTTTAATTGAAAAGTATGACCGGCTTTGGCCGGGGGACTCATCAGGGATTGTATAAAAAAACAGTAGTAGAAATTAAAACAGTGAACAGTCGTTATGCCGATATTCGTGTGAGGCTTCCAAGTCCACAGCCTTTACTTGAGGAAAAAATAAGGCAGGCTGTTAGTCAGTATTTTGCCCGCGGCTATATAGAGGTTTTTGTTAAATTGAAGGATACTGGTGCCCAGCGTATTTTACCTCAAGTTGACAAAGATTTAGCCCTTGCTTATTATAAACTTTTAAAGGAAATTGCGGCTTGTACTGATACTTCTTTACAAATAGAAGCAATTCAATTGGTACAACTACCAGAAGTAGTTACTTTTCAAGAAGTAGAAATTGATCAACTTTGGCCTGATATTGAACCAGCTTTGGCTGAGGCGGTTGAGGCTGCTTTGGCTATGCGGAAAAAAGAAGGTCTGCTTTTAAAACATGATTTAAGTGAGCGTTTAAAAATAATTTGTGAATTACATAGGAAAATTAAACAAAGAGCCCCTTTGGTGGTGAAAAATCAGCATTTGAAATTAAAAGAACGTTTAAAGGAATTCCAACTAGGGGAAGAAATAGATAAAGACCGTTTAATGTTGGAAATAGCCCTTT from Clostridia bacterium harbors:
- a CDS encoding YicC family protein produces the protein MKSMTGFGRGTHQGLYKKTVVEIKTVNSRYADIRVRLPSPQPLLEEKIRQAVSQYFARGYIEVFVKLKDTGAQRILPQVDKDLALAYYKLLKEIAACTDTSLQIEAIQLVQLPEVVTFQEVEIDQLWPDIEPALAEAVEAALAMRKKEGLLLKHDLSERLKIICELHRKIKQRAPLVVKNQHLKLKERLKEFQLGEEIDKDRLMLEIALFADKCNLTEELVRLESHFHQLENSLSAVEPIGRRLDFLLQEINREINTIGSKANDSEIAHLVVALKSELEKIREQVQNIE